Genomic window (Fluviispira vulneris):
ATCATTTCATCGGGGATATTAGAATCAGTTATTTTTTTATTTTCATATTTGTACAGAACATTGTCACACATAAAAGTATTTCTTAAAAGAGCAAAACTCTCTTTGGGTAATGATTGAAGATCACAGTTCATATTTTCATACATTTTTAAAAATTCAAATATGTTTTTATTTATTTTAGGTGCTTTGATTTGCAGTTCATTTAGTTTTTCATCAAGTAAGCGAGTGGCAAAAAGTTCTACAAGAAGTTGAATTTTTGGTAAAATTTCTAGAGGTATTGCTTTTCTCTTAACAGAGTGGCAGCCAATTAAACCTCGCAAAGTATTATTTTCAACAACTGAAAATGAAGCAGATGACATGATTCCCATATTTTTTAAATATTGCAAATGGGTTGGTCCAATCGCACGAAATAAAGACATGCTGAGATCTATTTTTTCATGCAAGCCAATAATTTTTATAGGTGTGTAAGTAGCCTCAGTAATCAAACGATAGCGGCTTTTTAAATATAGTTGTCTAACAATTGCAGGGACATCAGTCGCTGGAAAATGATGATGTAAAATGGATTCTAAAGGTTCTGTTGCATCATTTGCAGGTACATATCCAGTTCCATCATCCTCAAAACGGCAATAATAGATGCGATCGAAATTTGTCACGAACCTAATAAATCGACATAATTTTGCTGCAAGAATATTTAAATCTCCCTGATAAAGGGTAATTTCTTGATAAGCGGCGTCAAATAATTCTTGATTAACTTGATATTCTATTGGGCATTCTAATTGAAATTCAAGACAGAGTATGTCTTTAGTCAAAAAACTTAAACAATGATATTTGATAAAATTATTTTCACTTTTTACATCGAGTTGTATATTAACTCTAATTTCATTTGCTAGACTCTGTAAATTTTTTACATGCCGTTTAATAAAATGGAATGAGCTTTCGCTGATGCAATCAGCGAGTTTTTTTTTAAAAAAATTATTATCTGAAAAATTGAAGAGAGATTTACAATTTTCAGAGGCAAATTTAATAATAAATCCATTTAAATCAATTCCTAGTAATACACCACAAGGCTGAAAACTATCCGTGTTCTGTACATGGAATTGTTCACAAAAATCAGACGGGTAGGGGGTGTCTTGCATATTTTGTTACTCTTAGAAATTTAATTTATTCAGTACTGTAATCTGTATAAAATATTAAACTATAATCAATCGCTTTATCTTATAAATATTATATTGTGAAGAAATTTTATAGGCAATTTCTCCAGTTATTTGACACAACGATAGCTGCTTGTTTATGAAGAAAAGAAGTTGAAAATTTTTAAAGCATAATGTAGTTTTTTGTGTGTATTTATAAAAAGAGCTTTTTAAATTGAGTGAACTTGCTTTTAATGGAAAATTTAGTATTTTAAATCTATTGATAATAAATTTCATTATCATTAATTTTTGTTTTTCTTTCAACTCTTAATTAGGAATTTTATAAATGGCTTGTATTTCTGTGCAGGGTTTAACAGCTTCTTATGCAAAAGTTAAAATTCTGCAGCAAATTGATGTCGAGTTTTTTCAAAATAAAGTGACTTCCATTGTTGGGCCGAATGGTTCTGGCAAATCAACGTTGCTCAAAACAATAGCTGGCTCATTAAAACCTGAAAGTGGAACTATTCATATTAATGATCGCCTTATACAAGATTTTAAAAGAAAAGAGCTTGCTAAGATTCTTGCCTTTTTGCCACAATCACCTGAGACTCCCAAAGACATCACTGTTGAACAACTTGTAACTTATGGACGCTATTCCCATCAAGCCATTTTTAAAAATACAAAATGTGAAGATAAAAAAATTATAGACTGGGCTCTTTCTGCGACAAATTTAAAGCAACTGGCTCAAACTTCTATCAGTGATCTTTCAGGAGGGCAAAGACAAAGAGCTTGGATAGCTATGTCTCTTGCGCAGAATAGTGATTGCTTATTCCTAGATGAAGTGACAACATATTTAGATATTCGACATCAAATTGAAATTTTAAATTTATTGAAAAAGCTGAACACAGAAAGTGCGAAGACTATTATAATGGTTTTGCATGATATTAATCACGCATTACATTATTCAGATTATATTGTTGTTGTTAAAAATGGCAAAATTTATGCCCATGACTCTATAGAAAGTATTCTTGAAAATAAAATTCTTGAAAGTGCTTTTAAAGTAAAATTTAAAGTTCTTTACGACGAAAATAAGAAGCCTTTTATTGTTTGTAATGAATTAGTTCATTAAAATTTTTTCAAAAACTTAGCGGGTGGTTCATATAAACCATTTGACATTTTTACTAAATCTTGGATTGATTTTGCAGCCAATAGATCTTGGGTAGCGCTTTCTTTCAAGATGCCAAGATCTTCTGGATATGTAACAATTCTTTTTTCTCTGAGCTCATCAATTAACATTTTGTCTCTTTTTAAACCAACTGGAGTAAAACCTGCCACGCAGCGTATGGCTTGTTCCCGTTCATATGCTGTTTGACAAAGTAACAAATTGGCTATTCCTTCTTCAGTTACGATATGTGTTACGTCTTCTCCATATATCATAATAGGAGCTAAGGGTAACTGCATTTTCTTTTGAATTTCAAATGCGTCTAATGTCT
Coding sequences:
- a CDS encoding ABC transporter ATP-binding protein encodes the protein MACISVQGLTASYAKVKILQQIDVEFFQNKVTSIVGPNGSGKSTLLKTIAGSLKPESGTIHINDRLIQDFKRKELAKILAFLPQSPETPKDITVEQLVTYGRYSHQAIFKNTKCEDKKIIDWALSATNLKQLAQTSISDLSGGQRQRAWIAMSLAQNSDCLFLDEVTTYLDIRHQIEILNLLKKLNTESAKTIIMVLHDINHALHYSDYIVVVKNGKIYAHDSIESILENKILESAFKVKFKVLYDENKKPFIVCNELVH
- a CDS encoding histidine kinase dimerization/phosphoacceptor domain -containing protein, whose product is MQDTPYPSDFCEQFHVQNTDSFQPCGVLLGIDLNGFIIKFASENCKSLFNFSDNNFFKKKLADCISESSFHFIKRHVKNLQSLANEIRVNIQLDVKSENNFIKYHCLSFLTKDILCLEFQLECPIEYQVNQELFDAAYQEITLYQGDLNILAAKLCRFIRFVTNFDRIYYCRFEDDGTGYVPANDATEPLESILHHHFPATDVPAIVRQLYLKSRYRLITEATYTPIKIIGLHEKIDLSMSLFRAIGPTHLQYLKNMGIMSSASFSVVENNTLRGLIGCHSVKRKAIPLEILPKIQLLVELFATRLLDEKLNELQIKAPKINKNIFEFLKMYENMNCDLQSLPKESFALLRNTFMCDNVLYKYENKKITDSNIPDEMIDKIDFFAKKKFDNNEITILNCLSDLHPKFNKWMKEYSGMIYIPLDRDHISYIALFRPEQIQTIKWSGDPSIQNINSDGSLNPRNSFAIWYNQIKGACVPWSKVEISIAKEIRIKLIDIRSNFLEKSIRENLILKEKNDENELLLSEIHHRVKNNLSIVSSIFDWKMKESKNSELISDLKEMKSRVHAISALHETLYQGGNFGSLSIEKYLKSIAREALSLVKNNNTQIDFTFSIPSDLVIPIQEALPLGLITHEFITNSIKHAFNEKDKGLINIEWNEYADTPILTLSDNGKGYVNIEKKQNKSLGLELIRLLVGQLDAIPSWDGSVGVKLKIKFDRKFA